In one Sebastes umbrosus isolate fSebUmb1 chromosome 13, fSebUmb1.pri, whole genome shotgun sequence genomic region, the following are encoded:
- the LOC119500674 gene encoding trace amine-associated receptor 13c-like, producing the protein MKTLEEDELCYPQLLNSSCRKTMRPHSVSMLTYVLLSSISLLTVTLNLLVIISISHFKQLQTPTNLLLLSLAVSDFFVGLLMSFQIVLIDGCWFLGDLMCILYNIIDYIITSASIGNMVLISVDRYVAICDPLHYPTKVTQQTVTIGVCLCWICSAFCNTLMLKDNLEQPGRYNSCSGECVVVIDYIAGLADLFLSFIGPVTVIIVLYMRVFVVAVTQARAMRSHIAAVTLQYSVSLPAKKSEMKAARTLGVVIVVFLLCLCPYFCVALTDTLLNASSAASVICLFYFNSCLNPVIYAFFYPWFRKSIKLIVTLKILQPGSCDTNIV; encoded by the exons ATGAAAACCCTTGAAGAAGATGAACTCTGCTATCCACAACTGCTCAACTCCTCCTGCAGGAAGACCATGCGTCCTCACTCTGTATCCATGCTCACTTACGTTTTActgtcctccatctctctgctcACTGTGACTCTCAACCTGCTGGtcatcatctccatctcccACTTCAA gCAGCTCCAGACCCCcaccaacctcctcctcctctctctggctgtctcAGATTTCTTCGTGGGCCTCCTCATGTCTTTTCAAATTGTGCTAATAGATGGCTGCTGGTTCCTCGGTGACCTCATGTGTATTCTGTATAATATTATAGACTATATTATTACCTCTGCCTCAATAGGAAACATGGTGCTTATATCTGTTGACCGCTATGTGGCTATTTGTGATCCCCTACATTATCCCACTAAAGTAACACAACAAACAGTTACGATCggtgtttgtctgtgttggaTATGTTCTGCTTTCTGTAACACTCTGATGCTGAAGGATAACCTGGAACAACCAGGCAGGTATAATTCCTGCTCTGGAGAGTGTGTTGTTGTCATTGACTACATTGCTGGACTtgcagatctttttttgtcctttatTGGTCCTGTCACTGTCATCATAGTTCTGTATATGAGAGTATTTGTGGTGGCTGTGACTCAGGCTCGTGCCATGCGGTCTCATATTGCAGCTGTGACTCTCCAGTATTCAGTGAGTTTACCTgctaaaaaatctgaaatgaaaGCAGCCAGGACTCTTGGTGTTGTTATTGTCGTGTTTCTATTATGCCTCTGTCCATATTTTTGTGTTGCATTAACAGACACCTTGCTCAATGCCTCATCTGCTGCCTCTGTAATATGTCTGTTCTATTTCAACTCCTGTCTTAACCCTGTGATCTATGCCTTTTTTTATCCCTGGTTTAGAAAATCTATTAAACTCATTGTTACACTTAAGATACTGCAGCCTGGCTCCTGTGACACCAACATTGTGTAG
- the LOC119500718 gene encoding trace amine-associated receptor 13c-like: MKTLEEDELCFPQLLNSSCRRTKRPHSESMFTYILLSTISLLTVTLNLLVIISISHFKQLQSPTNLLLLSLAVSDFFVGLLLSFHIVLIDGCWFLGDLMCILYNVVDFIITSASIGTMVLISVDRYVAICDPLQYPTKVTQQTVTMCVCLCWICSAFCHILMLKDNLEQPGRYNSCSGECVVVINYIAGLVDLFLSFIGPVTVIIVLYMRVFVVAVTQARAMRSHIAAVTLQYSVRVTANKSEMKAARTLGVVIVVFLICICPYFCFALTGQDTLLNASSSVFVIYLFYFNSCLNPMIYASLYPWFRKSIKLIVTLKILQPDSCDTKIV, translated from the exons ATGAAAACCCTTGAGGAAGATGAACTTTGCTTTCCACAACTCCTCAATTCCTCCTGCAGGAGGACCAAGCGTCCTCACTCTGAATCCATGTTCACTTACATTTTACTGTCCACCATCTCTCTGCTCACTGTGACTCTCAACCTGCTGGtcatcatctccatctctcacttcaA GCAGCTCCAGTCCCCcaccaacctcctcctcctctctctggctgtctcAGATTTCTTCGTGGGCCTCCTCCTGTCCTTTCATATTGTACTAATAGATGGCTGCTGGTTTCTCGGTGACCTCATGTGTATTCTGTATAATGTTGTAGACTTTATTATTACCTCTGCCTCAATAGGAACCATGGTGCTCATATCTGTTGACCGCTATGTGGCTATTTGTGATCCCCTACAATATCCCactaaagtcacacaacaaacagttacgatgtgtgtttgtctgtgttggaTATGTTCTGCTTTCTGTCACATTTTGATGCTGAAGGATAACCTGGAACAACCAGGCAGGTATAATTCCTGCTCTGGGGAGTGTGTTGTTGTCATTAACTACATTGCTGGACTTgtagatctttttttgtcctttatTGGTCCTGTCACTGTCATCATAGTTCTGTATATGAGAGTATTTGTGGTGGCTGTGACTCAGGCTCGTGCCATGCGGTCTCATATTGCAGCTGTGACTCTCCAGTATTCAGTGAGAGTAACTGCTAACAAATCTGAAATGAAAGCAGCCAGGACTCTTGGTGTTGTTATTGTCGTGTTTCTAATATGCATCTGcccatatttttgttttgcactAACAGGCCAGGACACCTTGCTCAATGCCTCATCTTCTGTCTTTGTaatatatctgttttatttcaacTCCTGTCTCAACCCTATGATCTATGCCTCTCTTTACCCATGGTTTAGAAAATCTATTAAACTCATTGTTACTCTTAAAATACTGCAACCTGACTCTTGTGATACTAAAATAGTGTAG